One genomic segment of Streptomyces sp. TLI_146 includes these proteins:
- a CDS encoding ABC transporter permease, with amino-acid sequence MRIFLTGFRFQLRVAWGSPDTLQICVTAPLFTLVFMAIAEHAERPDLAPFAIVSPTLMSLWTLALFIAGELIGDERRSGTLEALIAVPARLSTLVIGRICAVTTLGLLSFAEAWLVAGLVFDRWLAVRHPLPFVLCLVVTALAMAATATIFSPLFILMPSARTVQNTLTYPFYLLSGVLIPVAMLPFWLRPASHLIFLSWSGDLLRDSLAAPAPHDVAARLAAVLALGAVSHLIGMALLHRVLRRVRRLGTLSHS; translated from the coding sequence ATGCGGATCTTCCTCACCGGCTTCCGGTTCCAGCTCAGGGTCGCCTGGGGCTCCCCGGACACCTTGCAGATCTGTGTCACCGCCCCGCTGTTCACGCTGGTCTTCATGGCCATCGCGGAGCACGCGGAGCGGCCCGACCTCGCCCCGTTCGCCATCGTCTCCCCGACCCTCATGTCGCTGTGGACGCTGGCCCTGTTCATCGCGGGCGAGCTGATCGGCGACGAGCGCAGGTCGGGCACCCTGGAAGCGCTGATCGCCGTACCGGCGCGGCTCTCCACCCTGGTGATCGGGCGGATCTGCGCGGTGACCACCCTCGGTCTGCTGTCCTTCGCGGAGGCGTGGCTGGTCGCCGGGCTCGTCTTCGACCGGTGGCTGGCGGTGCGCCACCCGCTGCCGTTCGTGCTGTGCCTGGTGGTGACCGCGCTGGCGATGGCCGCCACCGCGACCATCTTCTCGCCGCTGTTCATCCTGATGCCCTCGGCCCGCACCGTCCAGAACACCCTCACCTACCCGTTCTACCTGCTCAGCGGTGTCCTCATCCCGGTGGCGATGCTGCCGTTCTGGCTCCGGCCGGCATCCCATCTGATCTTCCTGTCCTGGAGCGGCGACCTGCTGCGCGACAGCCTGGCCGCACCGGCCCCGCACGACGTCGCCGCCCGCCTCGCCGCTGTCCTGGCGCTGGGCGCCGTGAGCCATCTGATCGGAATGGCGCTGCTGCACCGCGTGCTGCGTCGAGTCCGCCGACTAGGAACGTTGTCCCACTCATGA
- a CDS encoding carboxymuconolactone decarboxylase family protein has translation MDTDPRFNLFENEFGSKFAKRFANAGLLVQQSSLAASTQELVSLRASQINGCGWCIDLHTKEAAAAGESAVRLNLVAAWRESTVFTEAERAALAFTEESTRLADVHQGVSDETWAQVREHYDDDQTAALVSLVALINAANRLAVPLRQKGGSYEVGMFAAAVS, from the coding sequence ATGGACACCGACCCCCGGTTCAACCTGTTCGAGAACGAGTTCGGCTCCAAGTTCGCCAAGCGGTTCGCCAACGCCGGACTGCTGGTCCAGCAGTCGTCGCTGGCGGCGTCCACGCAGGAGCTGGTGTCGCTGCGCGCCAGCCAGATCAACGGCTGCGGCTGGTGCATCGACCTGCACACCAAGGAGGCCGCGGCGGCCGGTGAGAGCGCCGTACGGCTCAACCTGGTCGCCGCCTGGCGCGAGTCCACCGTGTTCACCGAGGCCGAGCGGGCCGCGCTGGCCTTCACCGAGGAGAGCACCCGGCTCGCCGACGTCCACCAGGGCGTGTCCGACGAGACCTGGGCCCAGGTGCGCGAGCACTACGACGACGACCAGACCGCCGCGCTGGTCTCGCTGGTGGCCCTGATCAACGCGGCCAACCGGCTCGCCGTGCCGTTGCGTCAGAAGGGGGGTTCCTACGAGGTCGGCATGTTCGCGGCCGCGGTCAGCTGA
- a CDS encoding pitrilysin family protein, with amino-acid sequence MPSSPTVVEPSALPTIALLDERLRTTSICLAVRYGSRDDPAEHGGLAHLLEHTLMSAPLDGNPSFCEQVERLGGHANAETGLDIMLFYAQVHADDADTVARLLHQAVLRPELTDAVLDTERDAVLQELAAAQADPGDVVQDAFLARLFPGHPLGRPVGGDVEQIRRTTLPDVLAGHRTRFLTSAMTLVVIGPRLPRLDGLGRTVPAAAVPPPAQALPPLAEPTDAAVTWPDEYGWVCVGARSSAADDAGRRRFAILAQLLGDSPSSPLYRKLRNEAGLAYSFACWDRGYQEAGAWRVLVGVEPGNGETVVAVVREILAELASAGPAPDDLAAARRQAGMRLILDSESPLDQLRMVAQRTRAGTADWSLAGELAALDAVDAEQVRAAAAEVLSQLTVVVRPEAS; translated from the coding sequence ATGCCAAGCTCGCCCACCGTCGTCGAACCTTCCGCGCTGCCGACGATCGCGCTACTGGACGAGCGGTTGCGCACGACCAGCATCTGCCTCGCCGTCCGCTACGGCTCACGCGACGACCCAGCGGAGCACGGCGGCCTCGCCCACCTGCTGGAGCACACGTTGATGTCGGCCCCGCTGGACGGGAATCCCTCGTTCTGCGAGCAGGTGGAACGGCTCGGCGGCCACGCCAACGCCGAGACCGGTCTCGACATCATGCTCTTCTACGCCCAGGTGCACGCCGACGACGCCGATACGGTGGCGCGACTGCTGCACCAGGCCGTGCTGCGGCCCGAGTTGACCGACGCGGTCCTCGACACCGAGCGCGACGCGGTCCTTCAGGAGCTCGCCGCGGCGCAGGCCGACCCGGGCGACGTCGTACAGGACGCCTTCCTGGCCCGGCTGTTCCCCGGTCACCCGCTGGGCCGGCCGGTCGGCGGCGACGTCGAGCAGATCCGCCGGACCACCCTCCCCGACGTCCTGGCCGGACACCGCACCAGGTTCCTCACCAGCGCCATGACGCTGGTCGTGATCGGGCCCCGGCTGCCGCGACTCGACGGCCTCGGGCGGACCGTCCCGGCCGCCGCCGTCCCGCCGCCCGCCCAGGCGCTTCCCCCTCTGGCCGAGCCCACGGACGCCGCCGTGACCTGGCCCGACGAGTACGGCTGGGTCTGCGTCGGCGCCCGCTCCAGCGCGGCCGACGACGCCGGGCGCCGCCGCTTCGCGATCCTGGCGCAACTCCTCGGCGACAGCCCCTCGTCCCCGCTCTACCGCAAACTGCGCAACGAGGCCGGACTGGCCTACTCGTTCGCCTGCTGGGACCGCGGCTACCAGGAAGCGGGCGCATGGCGGGTCCTGGTCGGTGTCGAGCCCGGCAACGGCGAGACGGTCGTGGCCGTCGTGCGCGAGATCCTGGCCGAGCTGGCCTCCGCCGGCCCCGCCCCGGACGATCTGGCGGCCGCCCGCCGACAGGCCGGCATGCGGCTGATCCTGGACAGCGAGTCGCCCCTCGACCAGCTGCGGATGGTCGCCCAGCGCACCCGCGCCGGAACCGCCGACTGGTCGCTGGCCGGGGAGTTGGCGGCCCTGGACGCCGTCGACGCGGAGCAGGTCCGCGCCGCGGCGGCCGAGGTACTGAGCCAGCTGACCGTCGTCGTACGACCGGAGGCGTCATGA
- a CDS encoding ABC transporter permease, with translation MSLTASITAPARIIRYSAANALADMRHMYTWKTWTFGWLGRMLAQVTFFAFFGHVIGSADQTRYLLVGNAVMTCVIESMMVIVSTTWERRVGTLTLLTAAPAPLSWVFIGRSLQWPVSGTLTSLAALFGLGPAFGVHWRAGQILPVTALVVLTSATTYCFGLFVAAVAFNADGARNIISNATYLLMMAVCGVQVPTSYWPDWVRAVAQAIPLTQTLKAIRSVSGGTGPALVPACWAVLLGIGWLVAASWVFRLMARRGRRSGSMGTGA, from the coding sequence ATGAGCCTCACCGCGTCGATCACCGCGCCCGCGCGCATCATCCGCTACAGCGCCGCCAACGCGCTGGCCGACATGCGCCATATGTACACCTGGAAGACCTGGACGTTCGGCTGGCTGGGCCGGATGCTGGCCCAGGTCACCTTCTTCGCCTTCTTCGGCCACGTCATCGGCTCCGCCGACCAGACGCGCTATCTGCTCGTCGGCAACGCGGTCATGACCTGCGTCATCGAGTCGATGATGGTCATCGTCTCCACCACCTGGGAACGCCGGGTCGGCACCCTGACCCTGCTGACCGCGGCACCGGCCCCGCTGTCCTGGGTGTTCATCGGCCGCAGCCTGCAGTGGCCGGTCAGCGGGACGCTCACCTCACTGGCCGCGCTGTTCGGCCTGGGACCGGCGTTCGGCGTGCACTGGCGGGCCGGGCAGATCCTGCCCGTCACCGCGCTGGTCGTCCTCACCTCGGCGACCACCTACTGCTTCGGCCTGTTCGTCGCCGCGGTGGCCTTCAACGCCGACGGCGCCCGCAACATCATCTCCAACGCCACCTATCTGCTGATGATGGCGGTGTGCGGAGTCCAGGTGCCGACCTCGTACTGGCCCGACTGGGTACGGGCCGTGGCACAGGCGATCCCCCTCACCCAGACCCTCAAGGCGATACGTTCCGTCAGCGGCGGCACCGGCCCCGCCCTGGTTCCGGCCTGCTGGGCCGTGCTGCTCGGTATCGGCTGGCTCGTCGCGGCCTCCTGGGTGTTCCGCCTGATGGCCCGTCGGGGCCGCCGCTCGGGCTCGATGGGAACGGGTGCCTGA
- a CDS encoding ABC transporter ATP-binding protein, whose protein sequence is MSAIEIRALCRDYGVGRAGGKRTQALSDVDLTVELGEVRGLVGPNGAGKTTLCKILSTVLEATSGSAKVLGHDAATDAAAVRRHIGIVFGGDRGLYGRLNARQNLRFWAAMYGLHGAPLRLRVDELLERLGLADRAGDRVDTFSRGMKQRLHLARGLVGDPRVLLLDEPTVGMDPVAARDFRSLVGEMRAERRTVLITTHDMAEAEAVCDLVTMIDQGRVLLTDTPSAIGEVVPRHERVVAGAVPARTREALAALPGVVSVEQEPSGRLRVETADSSVTRTVLRLLVEAGVSDLSTQRPNLEDAYLHLIGDRGMAVG, encoded by the coding sequence ATGAGTGCCATCGAGATACGCGCGCTGTGCCGCGACTACGGCGTGGGCCGGGCCGGCGGCAAACGCACCCAGGCCCTCAGCGACGTGGACCTGACCGTCGAACTCGGCGAGGTGCGCGGCCTGGTCGGCCCCAACGGCGCGGGCAAGACCACCCTGTGCAAGATCCTTTCGACCGTCCTCGAAGCCACCTCCGGCAGCGCCAAGGTGCTGGGCCACGACGCCGCCACGGACGCGGCGGCCGTCCGCCGCCACATCGGGATCGTCTTCGGCGGCGACCGGGGTCTGTACGGGCGGCTCAACGCCCGGCAGAACCTGCGGTTCTGGGCCGCGATGTACGGACTGCACGGCGCCCCGCTGCGGCTGCGGGTCGACGAGCTGCTGGAGCGGCTCGGCCTGGCCGACCGCGCGGGCGACCGCGTCGACACCTTCTCGCGCGGGATGAAGCAGCGGCTGCATCTGGCCCGCGGGCTGGTCGGCGATCCGCGCGTGCTGCTCCTCGACGAACCCACCGTGGGCATGGACCCGGTGGCCGCCCGCGACTTCCGTTCGCTCGTCGGCGAGATGCGCGCGGAGCGCAGGACCGTGCTGATCACCACGCACGACATGGCCGAGGCCGAGGCGGTCTGCGACCTGGTGACCATGATCGACCAGGGGCGCGTGCTCCTCACCGACACCCCCTCCGCCATCGGCGAGGTGGTGCCCCGTCACGAACGCGTGGTGGCGGGCGCGGTACCGGCACGGACGCGGGAGGCGCTCGCCGCGCTGCCGGGCGTCGTCTCGGTCGAGCAGGAGCCGTCCGGCCGGCTCCGGGTGGAGACCGCCGACTCGTCGGTGACCCGTACCGTACTGCGACTCCTGGTGGAGGCGGGGGTGTCCGACCTGTCCACCCAGCGGCCGAACCTGGAGGACGCCTATCTCCACCTCATCGGCGACCGCGGGATGGCGGTCGGCTGA
- a CDS encoding NUDIX domain-containing protein produces MKSRAVAIVREGDAVLLIHRRKGGAEYYTLPGGGVEEGETPEQACVRELAEETGLRAAVEFLLHTFDNAGRTEHYFVMGPAAGTPRLGGPESERESGDNQYRLVWVPLADVASIGLKPDAIAAHLVAIPNTVR; encoded by the coding sequence ATGAAGTCCCGGGCCGTGGCGATCGTCCGCGAGGGCGACGCCGTGCTGCTGATCCATCGCCGCAAGGGCGGCGCGGAGTACTACACCCTGCCGGGCGGAGGCGTCGAGGAGGGGGAGACGCCCGAGCAGGCGTGCGTACGCGAACTGGCCGAGGAGACCGGGCTGCGCGCCGCCGTGGAGTTTCTTCTGCACACCTTCGACAACGCGGGCCGCACCGAGCACTACTTCGTGATGGGACCGGCCGCGGGGACGCCGCGTCTGGGCGGTCCGGAGAGCGAGCGGGAGTCCGGCGACAACCAGTACCGGCTGGTGTGGGTGCCGCTGGCCGACGTGGCGTCCATCGGGCTGAAGCCGGACGCCATCGCAGCGCACCTGGTCGCCATCCCCAACACCGTAAGATGA
- a CDS encoding nucleotidyltransferase family protein: MSTRARADSVDLPLLYRLFDLSPDDDLRFLVRRARATRETLVQLVLSVAERAGHRLGTGSADELRRARTRAAGYHRLHTAVSAAHAVGVLKGPAIAQYYPEGVLRPTGDLDLVVSGERELWSVVRVVLDHQAVDTIDYSLVDGEQRHMMATLSWAPLDPLLDRDAKIDVGTAAYFGDGEVLPVRSRPPADSVLTSLLAIAEEKFQRAFHAVDAIDVIVLSQVGPDSVAQAEATVREFRLAPEVTELLAHAGRCAPLGPFEELRRRLEPAAEQERELRAAATPETAPTTRVRYGMELRRAQRPDWRRAVEHHAGGDTLMLTPVGDYLLVESELVAPARYEAALAALPHLPEGPR; the protein is encoded by the coding sequence ATGAGCACCCGCGCCCGCGCCGACTCCGTCGATCTGCCGCTGCTGTACCGGTTGTTCGACCTCTCCCCCGACGACGACCTGCGCTTCCTGGTCCGCCGGGCCCGGGCCACCCGGGAAACGCTCGTCCAGCTGGTCCTCTCGGTCGCCGAGCGGGCCGGGCACCGGCTCGGCACCGGATCCGCCGACGAACTGCGCCGCGCCCGCACCCGCGCCGCCGGCTACCACCGCCTGCACACCGCGGTCTCGGCCGCCCACGCCGTAGGCGTACTCAAGGGCCCCGCGATCGCCCAGTACTACCCCGAGGGCGTGCTGCGGCCGACGGGCGACCTCGATCTGGTCGTCTCCGGCGAGCGGGAACTCTGGAGCGTCGTCCGGGTGGTGCTCGACCACCAGGCCGTCGACACGATCGACTACTCCCTGGTCGACGGCGAGCAGCGGCACATGATGGCCACCCTGTCCTGGGCGCCGCTGGACCCCCTGCTCGACCGCGACGCCAAGATCGACGTGGGTACGGCCGCCTACTTCGGGGACGGCGAGGTGCTGCCCGTACGCTCCCGGCCCCCGGCGGACTCCGTGCTCACCAGCCTCCTCGCGATCGCCGAGGAGAAGTTCCAGCGCGCGTTCCACGCCGTCGACGCGATCGACGTGATCGTCCTGTCCCAGGTCGGCCCGGACTCGGTCGCGCAAGCCGAGGCGACCGTCCGCGAGTTCCGGCTGGCCCCGGAGGTGACGGAACTCCTCGCCCACGCCGGACGGTGCGCGCCGCTCGGCCCGTTCGAGGAGCTCCGCCGACGGCTGGAACCGGCCGCCGAACAGGAGCGCGAGCTGCGCGCCGCCGCCACCCCGGAGACCGCGCCGACCACCCGGGTCCGCTACGGCATGGAGCTGCGCCGGGCGCAACGCCCCGACTGGCGGCGCGCGGTGGAGCACCACGCGGGCGGCGACACCCTGATGCTGACCCCGGTCGGCGACTACCTCCTCGTCGAGTCCGAGCTGGTCGCGCCGGCCCGCTACGAGGCGGCGCTCGCCGCCCTCCCCCATCTGCCCGAAGGACCCCGATGA
- a CDS encoding BTAD domain-containing putative transcriptional regulator yields MLGSLGIQLGESVVPGGPPQQQATLAALALRSGHVVPLHELMGAVWGEAAPGSAVMILRTYVWRLRKILESGGCDPQVLASVNDGYRLAVPPESVDAFRAERLAADAARAREAGRHDEAAALLAEAVGLWRGEPLAGVPGPFAEQQRSRLSELRRQLLEERFALDLLLGRHTQVVPELTAFIAEQPLRERPYGFLMRALYAAGRQGDALAVFGTAREVLAAELGLDPGPELRTLHQRILAGDADLVAPAQTPPASPSTTEEPAEAGGAGPASLPRPAQLPADIADFSGRAATLAALCGALADQDRTALAVATVSGMGGIGKSALALRVAHRVKEEFPDGQLYADLRGTGAEPADPGAVLASFLAALGVPRQEVPGSVEDRARLFRTVLDGRRVLLLLDDARDTAQVKPLLPGAVHCAVVVTSRAHLSGVPSGTHVQLAEFSPAEALSLLRHVVGAHRIDQEEAAAVALVAACAHLPLAVRIVAARLAARPGWTVAYLLARLADERRRLSELRADDLAVSAVFELGYRQLTASQAMVFRSLAPVAWPSIGLSAAAAALGLGESETESLLEALVDAALLESPEAGRYRYHELGRDFALHLPRPDTAAGEADFAVERRLLHHLLRMAADAFHRMVPGDPAHSTIPVVTAEPGEHRLTTLAQARAWVVAEFDCAVHAVQLLVARGDSAEPDLLTVAADLLVALSSFGQDIPYGRMALTARTLARVSAQHGNHHAAGRAHFICGNAALQATQLAQARADSQLAAEACSRAGDRSILQQAYNDLGVIAQFEQRYDDAAEHFDQALALARELGHRSGGLTTTLNAALARIRGGRADEALPACDEALSALREMADPHGIAHALCVRGQALHELDRLPEALADYERCLEVCEAERIPGQRAQALYRCAETLRVLGRVESALDAAAGAVAYFRTVPDRNRDRGYALLIHARISADAGHHEEALARSREALEVFTRAGLPEAAQARLLIEATGVMAVQGRGVRPTPA; encoded by the coding sequence GTGCTCGGATCCTTGGGCATTCAGCTCGGCGAGAGCGTCGTGCCCGGAGGTCCGCCCCAGCAGCAGGCGACGCTCGCCGCGCTGGCGCTGCGCTCCGGCCACGTCGTCCCCCTGCACGAGCTGATGGGCGCCGTATGGGGCGAGGCGGCACCCGGCTCCGCGGTGATGATCCTGCGGACCTACGTATGGCGGCTGCGCAAGATCCTGGAGAGCGGCGGCTGCGATCCGCAGGTCCTGGCCTCCGTCAACGACGGCTACCGGCTCGCCGTGCCACCCGAGTCGGTGGACGCGTTCCGCGCCGAGCGGCTGGCCGCGGACGCGGCGCGCGCCCGCGAGGCCGGACGCCACGACGAGGCGGCCGCGCTGCTGGCCGAGGCCGTGGGACTGTGGCGTGGGGAGCCGCTGGCGGGGGTGCCGGGGCCGTTCGCCGAGCAGCAGCGCTCCCGGCTGTCCGAACTGCGCCGGCAGCTGCTGGAGGAACGGTTCGCCCTCGACCTCCTGCTGGGGCGGCACACCCAGGTCGTCCCGGAGCTGACCGCGTTCATCGCCGAACAGCCGCTGCGTGAGCGGCCCTACGGGTTCCTGATGCGGGCGCTGTACGCCGCCGGGCGCCAGGGCGACGCGCTGGCCGTGTTCGGGACGGCGCGCGAGGTGCTCGCGGCGGAGCTGGGGCTGGATCCGGGGCCGGAGCTGCGCACGCTGCACCAGCGGATCCTGGCCGGAGACGCCGACCTGGTCGCGCCGGCCCAGACTCCCCCCGCGTCGCCGTCCACCACCGAGGAGCCCGCCGAAGCCGGGGGTGCGGGCCCGGCGTCCCTTCCGCGCCCGGCGCAGCTCCCCGCCGACATCGCCGACTTCAGCGGCCGGGCCGCCACGCTCGCCGCGCTGTGCGGGGCGCTCGCCGATCAGGACCGCACCGCGCTGGCCGTCGCCACCGTGAGCGGTATGGGCGGCATCGGCAAGAGCGCGCTGGCCCTGCGGGTGGCCCATCGCGTCAAGGAGGAGTTCCCCGACGGCCAGCTCTACGCGGACCTGCGCGGCACCGGTGCGGAGCCGGCCGACCCCGGTGCGGTACTGGCCAGCTTCCTGGCGGCGCTGGGTGTGCCGAGGCAGGAGGTGCCCGGCTCCGTGGAGGACCGCGCCCGGCTGTTCCGTACGGTCCTGGACGGCCGCAGGGTTCTCCTGCTGCTCGACGACGCCCGCGACACCGCACAGGTCAAGCCGCTGCTGCCGGGCGCCGTCCACTGCGCGGTCGTGGTGACCAGCCGGGCCCACCTCTCCGGTGTGCCGTCCGGCACCCATGTCCAGCTCGCCGAGTTCAGCCCGGCCGAAGCCCTCTCCCTGCTGCGGCACGTCGTCGGCGCACACCGGATTGACCAGGAGGAGGCAGCCGCGGTCGCCCTGGTCGCCGCCTGCGCCCATCTGCCGCTTGCGGTGCGCATCGTGGCCGCCCGGCTGGCGGCCCGGCCGGGCTGGACGGTGGCGTACCTGCTGGCCCGGCTGGCCGACGAACGACGGCGGCTGAGCGAACTGCGGGCCGACGACCTGGCCGTCTCCGCCGTCTTCGAGCTCGGCTACCGCCAGCTGACCGCGAGTCAGGCGATGGTGTTCCGCTCGCTGGCCCCGGTGGCCTGGCCGAGCATCGGCCTGTCCGCCGCGGCGGCGGCACTGGGCCTCGGCGAGTCGGAGACGGAGTCCCTCCTGGAGGCGCTGGTGGATGCCGCGCTGCTCGAATCGCCGGAAGCGGGACGGTACCGCTACCACGAGCTCGGCCGGGACTTCGCGCTGCACCTGCCGCGGCCCGACACCGCCGCGGGCGAGGCGGACTTCGCGGTGGAGCGCCGACTGCTCCACCATCTGCTGCGGATGGCCGCCGACGCGTTCCACCGGATGGTGCCGGGAGACCCGGCGCACAGCACGATCCCGGTCGTCACCGCGGAGCCTGGAGAGCACCGGCTCACGACCCTGGCGCAGGCGCGGGCCTGGGTGGTGGCGGAGTTCGACTGCGCCGTCCACGCAGTCCAGCTCCTGGTCGCACGCGGGGACAGTGCCGAACCGGACCTGCTGACGGTGGCGGCGGACCTGCTGGTGGCCCTCAGCTCGTTCGGCCAGGACATCCCGTACGGGCGGATGGCGCTCACGGCGAGGACGCTGGCCCGCGTCTCGGCGCAGCACGGCAACCACCACGCGGCCGGGCGCGCCCACTTCATCTGCGGCAACGCGGCACTCCAGGCGACCCAGCTGGCGCAGGCCCGGGCCGACTCCCAGCTGGCCGCCGAGGCGTGCAGCCGGGCCGGGGACCGCTCCATCCTGCAACAGGCGTACAACGACCTGGGTGTCATCGCCCAGTTCGAGCAGCGCTACGACGACGCGGCCGAGCACTTCGACCAAGCGCTCGCCCTGGCCCGGGAGCTGGGGCACCGCTCGGGCGGACTGACCACCACCCTCAACGCCGCGCTGGCCCGGATCCGCGGGGGCAGGGCCGACGAGGCGCTGCCCGCCTGCGACGAGGCGCTGAGCGCCCTGCGCGAGATGGCGGACCCCCACGGCATCGCGCACGCGCTGTGCGTACGCGGCCAGGCGCTGCACGAACTGGACCGGCTGCCGGAGGCGCTGGCCGACTACGAGCGGTGTCTGGAGGTCTGCGAGGCGGAGAGGATTCCGGGCCAGCGGGCGCAGGCCCTGTACCGCTGCGCCGAGACCCTGCGCGTCCTGGGCCGCGTCGAGTCGGCACTGGACGCGGCCGCCGGTGCGGTGGCCTACTTCCGGACCGTCCCCGACCGGAACCGGGACCGGGGCTACGCGCTGCTGATCCACGCCCGGATCTCCGCCGACGCCGGCCACCACGAGGAGGCGCTGGCCCGCTCCCGGGAGGCGCTGGAGGTCTTCACCCGGGCCGGTCTGCCCGAGGCCGCACAGGCGCGGCTGCTCATCGAGGCCACCGGGGTCATGGCGGTGCAGGGCAGGGGGGTCCGCCCTACACCGGCATGA
- a CDS encoding glucose 1-dehydrogenase yields the protein MRGVRPAMTDQLPMAGKSALITGAGSGIGRSIAWGLARSGARVVLNDRDWSSTDGRRREKETREYLDGLGADYQLIEADVSSEGEVKDMYQLALSGTNSLDFLVNNAGEQLPSATHLHSLADFSRVLDTNLVGAFLCARTALDHFVRTGVRGAVLNITSVHETVPKPGFASYAASKAALRMLTATLALEYAKHGIRVNAIAPGAIDTDMNQDWVSDRDKKARGEARIPLGRIGQPDEVAGLALFLLSDAARYITGQSVLIDGGLSLHTDFQHEWAS from the coding sequence ATGAGAGGGGTTCGGCCAGCCATGACCGACCAGTTGCCGATGGCAGGCAAAAGCGCCCTGATAACCGGTGCGGGTTCCGGAATCGGCCGATCGATAGCCTGGGGCCTGGCCCGGTCAGGCGCCCGCGTGGTGCTGAACGACCGGGACTGGAGCAGTACGGATGGCCGCCGCCGGGAAAAGGAGACCCGGGAATACCTGGACGGCCTGGGAGCCGACTACCAGCTCATCGAGGCGGATGTCTCGTCGGAAGGCGAGGTGAAGGACATGTACCAGCTCGCGCTGAGCGGGACGAACTCCCTCGACTTTCTGGTGAACAACGCCGGTGAACAGCTTCCCTCGGCCACTCATCTGCATTCTCTGGCGGATTTCTCCCGCGTCCTCGACACCAATCTGGTCGGTGCGTTCCTGTGCGCCCGAACAGCGCTCGACCACTTCGTGCGCACCGGCGTCCGCGGCGCGGTCCTGAACATCACGAGCGTCCACGAGACCGTCCCCAAGCCCGGGTTCGCCAGCTACGCGGCCAGCAAGGCGGCGCTGCGGATGCTCACCGCCACCCTGGCACTGGAGTACGCGAAGCACGGGATCCGGGTCAACGCCATCGCCCCGGGCGCCATCGACACGGACATGAACCAGGACTGGGTGTCCGACCGGGACAAGAAGGCCCGGGGCGAAGCGCGCATCCCGCTGGGCCGGATCGGACAGCCCGACGAGGTGGCCGGCCTCGCCCTCTTCCTGCTCTCCGACGCCGCGCGCTACATCACCGGCCAGTCGGTGCTCATCGACGGCGGCCTCAGCCTGCACACCGACTTCCAGCACGAGTGGGCCTCATGA
- a CDS encoding HAD family phosphatase yields the protein MIRTRTTRVPPTDAVVLDCDGTLVDTQAHWDRACAAVCARHGVSLADADRQALVGLHLTELGRALGRLLGRPTEHEELAGQVRGLVSANLDEGVTAMPGAAEFVARLATTRPLAVVSNSPRRAVVRHLERVGLADAFELVLGSDDVDRPKPAPDLYRTACERLRVAPGHAVAVEDSAIGVRSARTAGLYVVAVPSSPGPALGGDALYTTLAEPELLRSLLPVS from the coding sequence GTGATCCGTACCCGCACCACCCGCGTACCGCCCACCGACGCCGTGGTCCTGGACTGCGACGGCACCCTCGTCGACACCCAGGCGCACTGGGACCGCGCCTGCGCGGCCGTCTGCGCCCGGCACGGAGTGTCGCTGGCCGACGCGGACCGGCAGGCCCTGGTCGGACTGCACCTCACCGAGCTGGGCCGGGCCCTGGGCCGACTGCTCGGGCGACCGACCGAGCACGAGGAGCTCGCCGGACAGGTCCGCGGACTTGTCTCCGCCAATCTCGACGAAGGCGTCACCGCCATGCCCGGCGCGGCCGAGTTCGTCGCCCGGCTGGCCACGACCCGCCCGCTCGCGGTGGTCTCCAACTCGCCGCGCCGCGCCGTCGTCCGGCACCTCGAACGCGTCGGCCTGGCCGACGCGTTCGAGCTCGTCCTCGGCAGCGACGACGTCGACCGCCCCAAACCGGCGCCCGACCTCTACCGCACCGCCTGCGAACGGCTCCGGGTCGCACCCGGCCATGCGGTGGCCGTGGAGGACTCGGCGATCGGCGTCCGCTCCGCCCGGACGGCGGGCCTGTACGTGGTCGCCGTGCCCTCCTCGCCCGGCCCGGCCCTGGGCGGCGACGCGCTCTACACCACCCTGGCCGAGCCGGAACTGCTGCGGAGCCTGCTCCCGGTCAGCTGA